From a single Prionailurus bengalensis isolate Pbe53 chromosome A1, Fcat_Pben_1.1_paternal_pri, whole genome shotgun sequence genomic region:
- the PANK3 gene encoding pantothenate kinase 3 isoform X2 encodes MDIGGTLVKLSYFEPIDITAEEEQEEVESLKSIRKYLTSNVAYGSTGIRDVHLELKDLTLFGRRGNLHFIRFPTHDLPTFIQMGRDKNFSTLHTVLCATGGGAYKFEEDFRTIGNLHLHKLDELDCLVKGLLYIDSVSFNGQAECYYFANASEPERCQKMPFNLDDPYPLLIVNIGSGVSILAVHSKDNYKRVTGTSLGGGTFLGLCCLLTGCESFEEALEMASKGDSTQADKLVRDIYGGDYERFRLPGWAVASSFGNMIYKDKRESVSKEDLARATLVTITNNIGSVARMCAVNEKINRVVFVGNFLRVNTLSMKLLAYALDYWSKGQLKALFLEHEGYFGAVGALLGLPNFS; translated from the exons ATGGACATTGGGGGGACTCTAGTAAAGCTCTCCTATTTTGAACCTATTGATATCACAGCagaggaagaacaagaagaggtTGAGAGCTTAAAAAGTATCCGGAAATATTTGACTTCTAATGTAGCATATGGATCCACTGGTATTCGGGATGTACACCTTGAACTGAAGGATTTAACACTTTTTGGCCGAAGAGGGAACTTGCACTTTATCAGATTTCCAACCCATGACCTGCCTACTTTTATCCAAATGGGAAGAGATAAAAACTTCTCAACATTACACACGGTGCTATGTGCTACAGGAGGTGGTGCTTACAAGTTTGAAGAAGATTTCCGCACA attGGAAACCTCCACCTGCACAAACTGGATGAACTTGACTGCCTTGTAAAGGGCTTGCTGTATATAGATTCTGTCAGTTTCAATGGACAAGCAGAGTGCTATTATTTTGCTAATGCCTCAGAACCTGAGCGATGCCAAAAGATGCCTTTTAACTTGGATGATCCCTATCCACTGCTGATAGTGAACATTGGTTCAGGAGTCAGTATTTTAGCAGTCCATTCCAAAGACAACTATAAACGAGTAACCGGGACAAG cctTGGAGGAGGTACCTTTCTGGGTTTATGCTGTCTGTTGACTGGCTGTGAAAGTTTTGAAGAGGCTCTTGAAATGGCATCCAAAGGTGACAGCACCCAAGCCGACAAGCTGGTCCGTGATATTTATGGAGGAGATTATGAAAGATTTCGTCTGCCAGGTTGGGCTGTAGCATCTAG TTTTGGGAATATGATTTATAAGGATAAGCGAGAATCTGTTAGTAAAGAAGATCTAGCAAGAGCAACTTTAGTTACTATCACCAATAACATTGGGTCTGTGGCACGAATGTGTGCtgttaatgag aaaataaacagagtTGTCTTTGTCGGAAACTTTTTACGTGTCAATACTCTCTCAATGAAACTTTTGGCATATGCACTGGATTATTGGTCAAAAGGTCAACTGAAAGCATTGTTTCTAGAACATGAG gGATACTTTGGAGCAGTTGGTGCACTTCTTGGGCTGCCAAATTTCAGCTAA
- the PANK3 gene encoding pantothenate kinase 3 isoform X1, translating to MKIKDAKKPSFPWFGMDIGGTLVKLSYFEPIDITAEEEQEEVESLKSIRKYLTSNVAYGSTGIRDVHLELKDLTLFGRRGNLHFIRFPTHDLPTFIQMGRDKNFSTLHTVLCATGGGAYKFEEDFRTIGNLHLHKLDELDCLVKGLLYIDSVSFNGQAECYYFANASEPERCQKMPFNLDDPYPLLIVNIGSGVSILAVHSKDNYKRVTGTSLGGGTFLGLCCLLTGCESFEEALEMASKGDSTQADKLVRDIYGGDYERFRLPGWAVASSFGNMIYKDKRESVSKEDLARATLVTITNNIGSVARMCAVNEKINRVVFVGNFLRVNTLSMKLLAYALDYWSKGQLKALFLEHEGYFGAVGALLGLPNFS from the exons cTTTCCCATGGTTTGGCATGGACATTGGGGGGACTCTAGTAAAGCTCTCCTATTTTGAACCTATTGATATCACAGCagaggaagaacaagaagaggtTGAGAGCTTAAAAAGTATCCGGAAATATTTGACTTCTAATGTAGCATATGGATCCACTGGTATTCGGGATGTACACCTTGAACTGAAGGATTTAACACTTTTTGGCCGAAGAGGGAACTTGCACTTTATCAGATTTCCAACCCATGACCTGCCTACTTTTATCCAAATGGGAAGAGATAAAAACTTCTCAACATTACACACGGTGCTATGTGCTACAGGAGGTGGTGCTTACAAGTTTGAAGAAGATTTCCGCACA attGGAAACCTCCACCTGCACAAACTGGATGAACTTGACTGCCTTGTAAAGGGCTTGCTGTATATAGATTCTGTCAGTTTCAATGGACAAGCAGAGTGCTATTATTTTGCTAATGCCTCAGAACCTGAGCGATGCCAAAAGATGCCTTTTAACTTGGATGATCCCTATCCACTGCTGATAGTGAACATTGGTTCAGGAGTCAGTATTTTAGCAGTCCATTCCAAAGACAACTATAAACGAGTAACCGGGACAAG cctTGGAGGAGGTACCTTTCTGGGTTTATGCTGTCTGTTGACTGGCTGTGAAAGTTTTGAAGAGGCTCTTGAAATGGCATCCAAAGGTGACAGCACCCAAGCCGACAAGCTGGTCCGTGATATTTATGGAGGAGATTATGAAAGATTTCGTCTGCCAGGTTGGGCTGTAGCATCTAG TTTTGGGAATATGATTTATAAGGATAAGCGAGAATCTGTTAGTAAAGAAGATCTAGCAAGAGCAACTTTAGTTACTATCACCAATAACATTGGGTCTGTGGCACGAATGTGTGCtgttaatgag aaaataaacagagtTGTCTTTGTCGGAAACTTTTTACGTGTCAATACTCTCTCAATGAAACTTTTGGCATATGCACTGGATTATTGGTCAAAAGGTCAACTGAAAGCATTGTTTCTAGAACATGAG gGATACTTTGGAGCAGTTGGTGCACTTCTTGGGCTGCCAAATTTCAGCTAA